In Marinicauda algicola, one DNA window encodes the following:
- a CDS encoding thiol-disulfide oxidoreductase DCC family protein has protein sequence MPAPEVFFDGACPLCQAEIAHYRKAGARARFRDVSDAGSILPEGCSREAMLARFHVRLADGRLVSGAAAFAELWQATPGWRLAGRILALPPVLWIAEGLYRLFLPIRPGVQRLVRRAQRT, from the coding sequence GTGCCTGCACCCGAGGTGTTCTTCGACGGCGCCTGCCCGCTCTGCCAGGCCGAGATCGCACACTACCGCAAGGCCGGGGCCCGGGCCCGCTTCCGCGACGTGAGCGACGCCGGATCGATCCTGCCCGAGGGCTGCTCGCGCGAGGCGATGCTCGCCCGCTTCCACGTGCGCCTCGCCGACGGCCGGCTCGTCTCAGGCGCGGCCGCCTTCGCCGAGCTGTGGCAGGCGACGCCCGGCTGGCGCCTGGCCGGCAGGATCCTGGCGCTCCCGCCCGTGCTGTGGATCGCGGAGGGCCTCTACCGGCTCTTCCTTCCCATCCGGCCGGGCGTGCAGCGCCTGGTCCGTCGCGCGCAGCGGACATGA
- a CDS encoding DUF2256 domain-containing protein: MKSARTGRTLPKAALPQKTCAACARPFAWRRKWARDWAQVKYCSKRCAGRGG, translated from the coding sequence ATGAAGTCCGCGAGGACCGGACGCACGCTGCCCAAGGCAGCGTTGCCGCAGAAGACCTGCGCCGCCTGTGCGCGTCCCTTCGCCTGGCGACGCAAATGGGCCCGCGACTGGGCCCAGGTGAAATACTGCTCGAAGCGCTGCGCCGGCCGAGGCGGATAG
- a CDS encoding UrcA family protein: MKLVTLCAASLAALCAAAPALAETEIRSQAVDFSRSELASESGREAIETRIAAAAREVCNAPGKTDAEVRRLELECQRRAIAEARAKLDARSAVVTAALSAGGAQ, from the coding sequence ATGAAACTGGTTACCCTGTGCGCGGCCTCGCTGGCCGCGCTGTGCGCCGCTGCGCCCGCCCTCGCCGAGACCGAGATCCGCAGCCAGGCGGTCGATTTCTCGCGCTCCGAACTCGCCTCCGAGAGCGGGCGCGAGGCCATCGAGACCCGCATCGCCGCCGCCGCCCGCGAGGTCTGCAACGCGCCCGGCAAGACCGATGCCGAGGTCCGGCGCCTCGAACTCGAATGCCAGCGCCGGGCCATCGCCGAGGCGCGTGCCAAACTCGACGCGCGCAGCGCCGTGGTCACCGCCGCTCTGAGCGCGGGCGGCGCGCAGTAA
- a CDS encoding histone deacetylase translates to MTLPVVFHDAYVARDVPAAHRFPMGKFRAVADRLIADGLVTGEDGFHRPMPAPARWLELAHDGAYVDQVLDARVEPARERRIGFKMTPAVAMRSRCAVAGTVLAARLALEHGAAANTAGGSHHADRAGGAGFCVFNDVGVAANLLLAEGVISRALVIDLDVHQGDGTARIFAAEPRVFTLSVHCETNWPRLKAVSDHDVGLPAGLGDEAYLQASREAVEDALEASRPDLVFYNAGVDVHREDRLGLLDLTDAGIAAREAMVAGAALRRGIAIVGVLGGGYSRDLDRLAGRHVLMHAALGAALARHG, encoded by the coding sequence ATGACGCTTCCCGTCGTCTTCCACGATGCCTATGTCGCGCGCGACGTGCCGGCGGCGCACCGCTTTCCCATGGGCAAGTTCCGCGCGGTCGCCGACCGGCTGATCGCGGACGGGCTGGTGACCGGCGAGGACGGCTTCCACCGCCCGATGCCCGCCCCGGCGCGCTGGCTCGAACTCGCCCATGACGGGGCCTATGTCGACCAGGTCCTCGATGCGCGCGTGGAGCCGGCGCGAGAGCGGCGCATCGGCTTCAAGATGACGCCGGCCGTGGCGATGCGCTCGCGTTGCGCGGTGGCCGGAACGGTCCTTGCCGCCCGCCTCGCCCTCGAACATGGTGCGGCGGCCAATACCGCCGGCGGCAGCCATCATGCCGACCGTGCGGGCGGGGCGGGGTTCTGCGTGTTCAACGATGTCGGGGTGGCCGCGAACCTCCTGCTGGCCGAGGGCGTGATCTCGCGCGCGCTGGTGATCGATCTCGACGTCCACCAAGGCGACGGGACAGCGCGAATCTTCGCCGCGGAGCCGCGCGTGTTCACGCTCTCGGTCCATTGCGAGACCAACTGGCCGCGTCTGAAGGCGGTGTCCGATCACGATGTCGGCCTGCCCGCCGGCCTCGGCGACGAAGCCTATCTGCAGGCCAGCCGCGAGGCTGTGGAGGACGCGCTCGAGGCGAGCCGGCCGGACCTCGTCTTCTACAATGCCGGGGTCGACGTGCACCGCGAGGACCGGCTCGGCTTGCTCGACCTCACCGATGCGGGGATCGCCGCGCGCGAGGCGATGGTCGCCGGCGCGGCGCTGCGCCGGGGGATCGCGATCGTCGGCGTGCTCGGCGGAGGTTACTCGCGCGATCTCGACCGACTCGCGGGCCGGCACGTGCTGATGCACGCCGCGCTCGGCGCGGCGCTCGCGCGCCATGGCTGA
- a CDS encoding CPBP family intramembrane glutamic endopeptidase — protein sequence MAPLPLLRSLPYFIVPSALMALALYVSIPALDAAGLPLMVNVIGHIALVMGGMGVAAVLLAARECAQGEGIARRLRLRAVRRVDLLLGLAIGAAGLWAYLDLAELSAQVYRIVPWDYPEWMRRFQTETRFLDVTIAGAWWILAAYGVIYLCNVVGEELWWRGYLLPRQAAAMGAWAWIPHAFLWAGFHAFFAWDIVLLIPIALMIASVCQWRRSTWPGLVAHGVLNAPAFLRIYDGIISA from the coding sequence ATGGCTCCGCTCCCTCTTCTCCGGTCATTGCCCTACTTCATCGTGCCGTCGGCCCTGATGGCTCTTGCCCTTTACGTGTCGATCCCGGCGCTGGACGCGGCCGGCCTGCCCCTGATGGTCAACGTGATCGGCCATATCGCGCTGGTCATGGGCGGCATGGGCGTCGCCGCCGTGCTCCTGGCGGCGCGGGAATGCGCACAGGGTGAAGGGATCGCGCGGCGCCTGCGCCTGCGGGCGGTGCGGCGTGTCGATCTGCTCCTCGGGTTGGCGATCGGCGCGGCCGGGCTTTGGGCCTATCTGGATCTGGCAGAGCTGTCCGCGCAGGTCTACCGGATCGTGCCCTGGGACTATCCCGAATGGATGCGGCGTTTCCAGACCGAGACGCGCTTTCTCGACGTGACGATCGCCGGAGCCTGGTGGATCCTTGCGGCCTATGGCGTGATCTATCTGTGCAATGTCGTGGGTGAGGAATTGTGGTGGCGCGGCTATCTGCTGCCGCGCCAGGCGGCGGCGATGGGCGCCTGGGCCTGGATTCCGCATGCCTTTCTCTGGGCGGGCTTCCACGCCTTCTTCGCTTGGGACATCGTCCTGCTGATCCCGATCGCCCTGATGATCGCATCGGTCTGCCAGTGGCGGCGCAGCACCTGGCCCGGACTCGTCGCCCACGGCGTCTTGAACGCCCCGGCCTTTCTCAGGATCTACGACGGCATCATTTCGGCGTGA
- a CDS encoding mechanosensitive ion channel family protein produces the protein MNPTQMEGFDAGQVAEYVVRVGADVVLNVILAALILVVGLFVAGLVGRNLRKALSKNERVDQTLASLFSNIARYGIIVVVIVAVLGRFGVETTSIVAALGAAVLAIGLALQGTLSNVAAGVMIVLFRPFKLGDFVEIAGVTGTVKEITLFFTELNSVDNKQLIVPNGQAWGNVITNFSAYPTRRADFTFSISYDDDIDKAQRVIREVFEADERVLKDPELFCEVSAHGGSSIDLTVRAWTRAEDLWPVHFHMLKAVKQAFDREGIEIPYPHQVEIQKRA, from the coding sequence ATGAATCCGACGCAGATGGAAGGCTTCGACGCCGGCCAGGTCGCCGAGTACGTGGTGCGGGTGGGCGCCGACGTGGTGCTCAACGTCATCCTCGCCGCCCTCATCCTCGTCGTCGGCCTGTTCGTGGCCGGGCTCGTCGGGCGGAACCTGCGCAAGGCGCTGTCGAAGAACGAGCGCGTCGACCAGACGCTGGCCAGCCTGTTCTCCAACATCGCGCGCTACGGAATCATCGTGGTGGTCATCGTGGCGGTGCTCGGCCGGTTCGGGGTGGAGACCACCTCCATCGTCGCGGCGCTCGGCGCCGCGGTGCTGGCCATCGGCCTCGCGCTGCAGGGCACGCTCTCCAACGTCGCCGCCGGGGTGATGATCGTGCTGTTCCGCCCGTTCAAGCTCGGCGACTTCGTGGAGATCGCGGGGGTGACGGGCACGGTCAAGGAGATCACCCTGTTCTTCACCGAACTCAACTCGGTGGACAACAAGCAGCTCATCGTGCCCAACGGCCAGGCCTGGGGCAATGTGATCACCAATTTCTCCGCCTATCCGACGCGGCGGGCCGACTTCACCTTCTCGATCTCCTACGACGACGACATCGACAAGGCCCAGAGGGTGATCCGCGAGGTCTTCGAGGCCGACGAGCGCGTCCTGAAGGATCCCGAGCTGTTCTGCGAGGTGTCCGCCCATGGCGGCTCCTCGATCGACCTGACCGTGAGGGCCTGGACCAGGGCGGAGGACCTCTGGCCGGTGCATTTCCACATGCTCAAGGCCGTCAAGCAGGCCTTCGACCGCGAGGGCATCGAGATCCCCTACCCCCACCAGGTGGAGATCCAGAAGCGGGCCTAG
- a CDS encoding NAD(P)/FAD-dependent oxidoreductase: MGGPSRGLDVAVVGAGLAGASCARVLARAGHRPVVFDKGRGPGGRLSVRRAETPLGPARIDHGAQYVTARGRSFEAHLRAAAREGLAALWQARLVSIDRGGNAVDLKGEYRWVGVPGMSAIVEAALGVLDVRSGRRILRLAGGPGAWHLDFEEGGREGPFHRVALTLPPEQLVDLLARSEGDFPEMILEARAAELAPCWAVMGVVEAPFDPGFDAARLLGGGVRWIARMNSRPGRAGPEAFVLHASPDWSRAHLEETPDPVERALWEEMYIRFGLPRPVWRKAHRWRYALSERAPGSPFALDETGTVGCAGDWRLGPRAEFAWDSGEALGEALGRE, from the coding sequence ATGGGCGGGCCATCTCGCGGTCTTGATGTCGCAGTCGTCGGCGCCGGCCTCGCCGGGGCGTCGTGCGCGCGCGTGCTCGCGCGGGCCGGTCACCGCCCGGTCGTGTTCGACAAGGGGCGCGGGCCCGGCGGACGGCTCTCGGTCCGCCGCGCCGAAACCCCGCTCGGTCCTGCCCGGATCGATCACGGCGCGCAATACGTCACGGCGCGCGGCCGATCCTTCGAGGCGCATCTCAGGGCCGCCGCGCGCGAGGGACTCGCCGCGCTCTGGCAGGCGCGCCTGGTCTCCATCGACCGCGGCGGCAACGCCGTCGATCTCAAGGGCGAGTACCGCTGGGTCGGGGTTCCCGGCATGAGCGCGATCGTCGAGGCCGCGCTCGGCGTGCTCGACGTGCGGTCCGGCCGCCGGATCCTCCGCCTCGCCGGCGGTCCGGGCGCGTGGCATCTCGATTTCGAGGAGGGCGGGCGCGAAGGCCCGTTCCACCGCGTCGCGCTGACCCTGCCGCCCGAGCAGCTCGTCGATCTGCTGGCCCGCAGCGAGGGGGACTTCCCCGAGATGATCCTGGAGGCACGCGCCGCCGAACTCGCGCCGTGCTGGGCGGTCATGGGGGTGGTCGAGGCTCCCTTCGATCCCGGCTTCGACGCGGCCAGGCTGCTCGGCGGCGGCGTGCGCTGGATCGCGCGAATGAACTCCCGCCCCGGCCGGGCGGGGCCGGAGGCTTTCGTGCTGCACGCCTCGCCGGACTGGTCGCGCGCCCATCTCGAGGAGACGCCCGACCCCGTCGAGCGCGCGCTGTGGGAGGAGATGTATATCCGCTTCGGCCTGCCCCGGCCGGTGTGGCGCAAGGCGCACCGCTGGCGCTACGCCCTGTCGGAGCGGGCGCCCGGCAGCCCGTTCGCGCTCGACGAGACCGGCACGGTGGGCTGTGCCGGGGACTGGCGCCTGGGCCCGCGTGCGGAATTCGCCTGGGACTCCGGAGAGGCGCTGGGGGAGGCGCTCGGGCGGGAGTGA
- a CDS encoding DUF6460 domain-containing protein: MTTNGETRTEPPAKKSFLARLISITPGQLLAVFFLCVLAGLILAVFNVDPATLWVDFFGAVGEAWQRFFEIIADSLGWAVQYFFLGAVLVIPIWIVWRIIRAASGRSD; encoded by the coding sequence ATGACCACGAACGGCGAAACCCGCACCGAACCGCCCGCGAAGAAGAGCTTCCTCGCGCGCCTGATCTCGATCACGCCGGGCCAGCTGCTCGCCGTGTTCTTCCTGTGCGTGCTCGCCGGGCTGATCCTCGCCGTGTTCAATGTCGACCCGGCCACGCTCTGGGTCGATTTCTTCGGCGCGGTCGGCGAGGCCTGGCAGCGCTTCTTCGAGATCATCGCCGATTCCCTCGGCTGGGCGGTGCAGTACTTCTTCCTCGGCGCGGTGCTGGTGATCCCGATCTGGATCGTCTGGCGCATCATCCGCGCCGCGTCCGGCCGCTCGGACTGA
- the ahr gene encoding NADPH-dependent aldehyde reductase Ahr codes for MIRAYAAKQPRGRFELIEYDPGPLKSDDIEIAVESCGLCHSDLSLLDDEWGMSEYPLVPGHEVVGTVTGVGREVTHLKPGDKVGVGWFSRSCLVCDQCMDGDHNMCPDAEQIAVGRYGGFADKVRVQASWANRLPDELDTRSAGPLFCGGITVFNPLVQFDVKPTDRVGVIGIGGLGHMALQFLSAWGCEVTAFTSTGAKADEARSFGAHRVVDSRDKDALKAEKGRYDFILSTVAVPLDWQRYFAALAPRGRLHTVGAVSEPFQVEAFTLIGGQKSLSGTPLGSPATIRKMLDFCARHGIAPQIEVMKMSEIDAAFDRLREGKPRYRIVLENDFR; via the coding sequence ATGATCCGCGCCTATGCCGCGAAACAGCCCAGGGGCAGGTTCGAGCTGATCGAATACGATCCCGGCCCGCTCAAGAGCGACGACATCGAGATCGCGGTGGAGAGCTGCGGGCTCTGCCATTCCGACCTCTCCCTGCTCGACGACGAATGGGGGATGAGCGAATACCCGCTCGTGCCCGGCCACGAGGTCGTGGGCACCGTCACCGGGGTCGGGCGCGAGGTGACGCACCTGAAGCCCGGCGACAAGGTGGGCGTGGGCTGGTTCTCGCGCTCCTGCCTGGTCTGCGACCAGTGCATGGACGGCGATCACAACATGTGCCCCGACGCCGAGCAGATCGCGGTCGGGCGCTATGGCGGGTTTGCCGACAAGGTGCGCGTGCAGGCGAGCTGGGCGAACCGGCTGCCCGACGAACTCGACACCAGGAGCGCCGGCCCGCTCTTCTGCGGCGGCATCACCGTGTTCAATCCGCTCGTCCAGTTCGACGTCAAGCCGACCGACCGGGTCGGGGTGATCGGCATCGGCGGGCTCGGCCACATGGCGCTGCAGTTCCTGTCGGCCTGGGGGTGCGAGGTCACGGCCTTCACATCCACCGGCGCCAAGGCCGATGAGGCACGCAGCTTCGGCGCGCATCGCGTCGTGGACAGCCGCGACAAGGACGCCCTGAAGGCGGAGAAGGGCCGCTACGACTTCATCCTGTCCACCGTCGCCGTGCCGCTCGACTGGCAGCGCTATTTCGCGGCGCTCGCCCCGCGCGGACGCCTGCACACGGTCGGCGCGGTCTCCGAGCCGTTCCAGGTGGAGGCCTTCACCCTGATCGGCGGGCAGAAATCGCTGTCCGGCACCCCGCTCGGCAGCCCCGCCACGATCCGAAAGATGCTCGACTTCTGCGCCCGCCACGGTATCGCGCCGCAGATCGAGGTCATGAAGATGAGCGAGATCGACGCCGCCTTCGACCGGCTCCGCGAGGGCAAGCCGCGCTACCGCATCGTGCTGGAGAACGATTTCCGGTGA
- a CDS encoding PaaI family thioesterase has translation MIERLDLLLSAPYVQKLGVRFDDHGDELTGTLPYHEDLVGNPLIPALHGGAIGAFMEITASAALLAATDLVALPKPIDVSVDYLRPGKPLDVYARGTITRQGSRVANVRVEAWQERRGAPVAALHGHFLIKPAGDRQALTPK, from the coding sequence ATGATCGAGCGCCTCGACCTCCTGCTCTCGGCGCCCTACGTGCAGAAGCTCGGCGTGCGCTTCGACGATCACGGCGACGAGCTCACCGGCACGCTGCCCTATCATGAGGACCTCGTCGGCAATCCGCTGATCCCGGCCCTGCACGGCGGAGCGATCGGGGCGTTCATGGAGATCACGGCCTCGGCCGCCCTGCTCGCCGCGACGGACCTCGTCGCACTGCCCAAGCCGATCGACGTCTCGGTGGATTATCTCAGGCCCGGCAAGCCGCTGGACGTCTATGCGCGGGGCACCATCACCCGCCAGGGCTCGCGCGTCGCCAATGTGCGGGTGGAAGCCTGGCAGGAGCGCCGCGGCGCGCCGGTGGCCGCCCTGCACGGCCATTTCCTGATCAAGCCGGCGGGGGATCGCCAGGCTCTCACGCCGAAATGA
- a CDS encoding PaaI family thioesterase — protein sequence MSDDMQARLDSLAPFLVDGSPHAKALGFALEAITPTRAVMRAPYREDLIGDPDTRVLHGGVVTALLDHACGLAAFAGLGGDKASATLDLRLDYMRPAEPGHDVLAEAECVRVSGLLAFVSAIAHDGNPDNPVARANAAFMVTRAGEAAAKKARANLAAGTSPISQVKP from the coding sequence ATGAGCGACGACATGCAGGCCCGCCTCGATTCCCTCGCGCCCTTCCTGGTGGACGGCTCGCCGCACGCCAAGGCCCTGGGCTTCGCGCTGGAGGCGATCACGCCGACGCGCGCGGTGATGCGCGCGCCCTACCGCGAGGATCTCATCGGCGACCCCGACACCAGGGTGCTGCACGGCGGCGTGGTCACTGCCCTGCTCGACCATGCCTGCGGGCTGGCCGCCTTCGCCGGGCTCGGCGGGGACAAGGCGAGCGCCACGCTCGACCTGAGGCTCGACTACATGCGCCCGGCCGAGCCGGGCCACGACGTCCTCGCCGAGGCCGAATGCGTGAGGGTCTCGGGCCTGTTGGCCTTCGTCAGCGCCATCGCCCATGACGGCAACCCGGACAATCCGGTCGCGCGCGCCAATGCCGCCTTCATGGTCACCAGGGCCGGCGAGGCCGCGGCGAAGAAGGCCCGCGCCAACCTCGCCGCCGGGACCAGCCCGATCAGCCAGGTGAAGCCATGA
- a CDS encoding MATE family efflux transporter, whose translation MSARLTRPQVLAQAVPIMAANIATPLVGLVDIAVIGRTGATEDIAAVALGTLIFNALFWSLGFLRMGSTALTAQAEGKGEEGEVRATLIRAGALGLAFGLLFIVFQWPLREGALMLFSGGAAVEDEARAYFSARIWGAPAALAGYAVYGWLIGLSRTGMALALQGALNLANAGLSILFVFGLGWGVAGVGAASAIAQWVHLAAAAGIVILVLKPRPPAGPSFLLAAEPVARLLSVNRDIFLRTVALIAGFYWFNEASLREGPAVLAGNAILLQFISISAFFLDAFAHVTEAVAGQAAGRRSWPALMRAFRLTSEQALAFALLLSAVLFVFGEAFIALMTTDPQARGMAARFLPWCALVPLIGMPSWQLDGLMIGTTRGPLMRNAMIAALALYVGLDLLLRPALGGDGLWLAFLGYYLARAATLMAGWPGLRREFQDR comes from the coding sequence ATGAGTGCGCGCCTCACCCGCCCCCAGGTCCTCGCCCAGGCCGTGCCGATCATGGCGGCCAATATCGCGACGCCGCTGGTCGGCCTCGTCGACATCGCCGTGATCGGACGCACCGGGGCGACCGAGGACATCGCCGCGGTCGCGCTCGGCACGCTGATCTTCAACGCCCTGTTCTGGTCGCTGGGTTTCCTGCGCATGGGATCCACGGCGCTCACCGCCCAGGCCGAGGGCAAGGGCGAGGAGGGCGAGGTACGCGCCACGCTGATCCGCGCCGGCGCACTCGGCCTCGCCTTCGGCCTCCTCTTCATCGTGTTCCAGTGGCCGCTGCGCGAGGGCGCGCTGATGCTGTTTTCCGGCGGCGCGGCGGTGGAGGACGAGGCGCGCGCCTATTTCTCCGCGCGGATCTGGGGCGCGCCGGCCGCGCTGGCCGGCTATGCGGTCTATGGCTGGCTGATCGGACTGTCGCGCACCGGCATGGCGCTGGCCCTCCAGGGCGCGCTCAACCTCGCCAATGCGGGGCTCTCGATCCTGTTCGTCTTCGGCCTCGGCTGGGGCGTGGCCGGGGTCGGCGCGGCAAGCGCGATCGCGCAATGGGTCCACCTCGCCGCGGCGGCCGGCATCGTGATCCTGGTGCTGAAGCCGCGCCCGCCGGCCGGGCCGAGCTTCCTGCTCGCGGCCGAACCCGTTGCCCGCCTGCTTTCGGTCAACCGCGACATCTTCCTGCGCACCGTCGCCCTCATCGCCGGCTTCTACTGGTTCAACGAGGCGAGCCTGAGGGAAGGCCCGGCGGTTCTGGCGGGCAATGCGATCCTGCTGCAGTTCATCTCGATCAGCGCCTTCTTCCTCGACGCCTTCGCCCACGTGACCGAGGCGGTCGCCGGCCAGGCGGCGGGGCGCCGGAGCTGGCCGGCCCTGATGCGCGCCTTCCGGCTGACGAGCGAGCAGGCCCTCGCCTTCGCGCTGCTGCTCTCGGCCGTCCTCTTCGTCTTCGGCGAGGCCTTCATCGCACTGATGACGACCGACCCGCAGGCGCGCGGGATGGCCGCGCGCTTCCTGCCCTGGTGCGCGCTGGTGCCGCTGATCGGCATGCCGAGCTGGCAGCTCGACGGGCTGATGATCGGCACGACGCGCGGTCCGCTGATGAGGAATGCGATGATCGCCGCGCTCGCGCTCTATGTCGGGCTCGACCTCCTGCTGCGCCCCGCACTCGGCGGAGACGGCCTGTGGCTCGCCTTCCTCGGCTATTATCTCGCGCGCGCCGCGACCCTGATGGCGGGCTGGCCGGGGCTGAGGCGGGAATTTCAAGATCGCTGA